From the genome of Anopheles moucheti chromosome 3, idAnoMoucSN_F20_07, whole genome shotgun sequence, one region includes:
- the LOC128303169 gene encoding proteasome subunit alpha type-5 has protein sequence MFLTRSEYDRGVNTFSPEGRLFQVEYAIEAIKFGSTAIGISTPEGVVMAVEKRITSSLIEPSKMEKIVEVDRHIGCATSGLMADSRTLLDRARIECQNHWFVYNERMSVESCAQAVSNVAIQFGDGDDTDSAMSRPFGVAILFAGIENGEPQLWHMDPSGTYIRFDAKAIGSGSEGAQQNLQEYYLPTMTIKEAINLALSTLKQVMEEKLNSTNVEVMTMTPKELFRMFSKEEVEEYINNMS, from the exons ATGTTCCTGACCCGTTCCGAGTACGACCGTGGTGTGAACACCTTCTCTCCCGAGGGACGTCTTTTCCAAGTGGAGTATGCTATTGAGGCGATTAAATTTGGATCTACTGCGATTGGAATTAGCACACCGGAAG GTGTTGTAATGGCAGTAGAGAAACGAATTACCTCATCGCTGATAGAACCATCGAAGATGGAAAAGATTGTAGAAGTAGACCGTCACATAGGATGTGCCACCTCGGGATTGATGGCCGATTCGCGGACGCTGCTGGATCGTGCGCGTATCGAGTGTCAGAATCATTGGTTCGTGTACAACGAGCGGATGTCGGTTGAATCATGTGCACAGGCTGTTTCTAACGTGGCCATCCAGTTTGGCGATGGTGATGATACGGATTCGGCCATGAGTCGACCGTTCGGTGTAGCTATACTGTTTGCCGGCATTGAAAATGGTGAACCGCAGCTGTGGCATATGGATCCGTCCGGGACGTACATACGGTTCGACGCGAAAGCAATCGGTTCCGGTAGCGAAGGTGCACAACAGAATTTGCAA GAATACTATTTGCCCACGATGACCATTAAGGAAGCGATCAATCTAGCTCTTAGCACACTGAAGCAAGTGATGGAAGAAAAGCTAAACTCAACGAACGTTGAAGTTATGACGATGACGCCGAAGGAACtgttccgaatgtttagcaagGAGGAAGTTGAAGAGTACATCAACAACATGAGCTAA